A window of Luteolibacter flavescens contains these coding sequences:
- a CDS encoding DUF6714 family protein — MNNLLHPCPCCGNRTYAIPASGTMQLCPVCFWEDAPGDSYWNGSNKVSLAIGQRNFATFGACEPEHLDLVRAPLESEARPDEWISFEDSRLRILDLIEAAFRKVKLDGGTTIHQREAIDDWSTEEVFNAAAKKDPEVHWQDIPQEKIEKLGTSLVFLDPWSIRFHLPAFMRSSLQLWAESEYADFSHSDMLLYGLDDGPRSTGYYEHAFLLLNKQQHQAVAAYLKFVALGDSYRDDAEKALANGWADWLPHPFPFPSIP, encoded by the coding sequence GTGAACAACCTTCTCCATCCATGCCCATGCTGCGGCAATCGCACTTACGCGATTCCTGCTAGTGGAACGATGCAGCTATGCCCGGTATGCTTCTGGGAAGATGCACCTGGCGACTCCTACTGGAATGGCTCTAACAAGGTCTCGCTCGCCATCGGCCAGCGAAACTTTGCGACATTCGGAGCATGCGAACCGGAGCATCTGGATCTCGTTCGCGCCCCGCTCGAGTCGGAGGCAAGGCCTGACGAATGGATCTCGTTTGAAGACTCACGGCTGCGGATTCTCGATTTGATCGAAGCCGCATTCCGCAAGGTGAAGCTCGACGGAGGGACCACGATCCACCAGCGGGAAGCGATAGACGACTGGTCCACCGAGGAGGTGTTCAATGCGGCTGCAAAAAAGGACCCCGAAGTCCACTGGCAGGACATACCACAGGAGAAGATCGAGAAACTCGGGACCAGCCTTGTATTCCTCGATCCTTGGTCAATCCGGTTCCACCTGCCCGCCTTCATGAGATCCTCGCTCCAGCTCTGGGCCGAGTCAGAATACGCGGACTTCTCCCACTCGGACATGCTGCTCTATGGACTCGACGATGGCCCCCGCTCCACCGGCTACTACGAACACGCATTTCTCCTCCTCAACAAACAACAACACCAAGCTGTCGCTGCCTACCTGAAGTTCGTCGCCCTGGGCGACTCCTATCGGGACGACGCTGAAAAAGCACTGGCCAATGGCTGGGC
- a CDS encoding DUF6714 family protein: MSFDTLREKVIASIERAFHNVSREGGTTLHQMDLVDGGWPIKEEAMKKAENKDPETRWQDIPSGKLSEFHGSLAFLDKLGYRFYLPAFMRHALSTAFPDIGHAEIDGILWSLDGGPECSYRRESIAILEREQKEATAAFLRLIAIFAEDSQASCARKGLRRGWDAYVPHYLKQAIP, from the coding sequence ATGTCATTCGATACGCTCCGTGAAAAGGTCATCGCTTCCATCGAACGGGCATTTCACAACGTATCCCGCGAGGGTGGAACCACGCTCCACCAAATGGATCTCGTCGATGGAGGGTGGCCGATAAAGGAGGAAGCCATGAAAAAGGCCGAGAACAAGGATCCCGAAACCCGCTGGCAAGACATCCCCTCCGGCAAGTTGTCCGAATTCCATGGGTCGTTGGCTTTCCTCGATAAACTTGGTTACCGGTTCTATCTGCCAGCCTTCATGAGGCACGCTCTTTCAACCGCCTTTCCTGACATCGGACACGCCGAAATCGATGGGATTCTCTGGTCACTGGATGGAGGTCCCGAATGTAGCTACCGACGGGAATCAATCGCGATCCTAGAGCGCGAACAGAAGGAGGCGACTGCCGCATTTCTCCGACTCATCGCGATTTTCGCAGAGGATTCGCAAGCTAGCTGTGCTCGGAAAGGATTGAGGAGAGGATGGGACGCTTACGTTCCGCATTACCTGAAACAGGCAATACCCTGA
- a CDS encoding RNA-binding protein, whose product MANKNLFKTIRGALLPAATVRNDAGAPAYELSPKATLARLAATGCLTRTYYASAEMQLDRVLELARQVDVDFLAQTALYARRKGHMKDMPALLCAVLATRDLDRLAEIFPQVIDNGKMLRNFVQILRSGVTGRKSLGSAPKRLVRQWLERANERQLVNATIGNDPSLADVVKMVHPRPADATREAFYAWLIGKPHDPALLPGTLRAYEAWKLSREGEVPDVPFQMLTALNLGEREWSAIAGAASWQTTRMNLNTFARHGVFKFSGMAEKLAARLADPEQVRRARVFPYQLLVAFLNAGKDVPGVLRDALQDAMETAIANVPEIAGKVVICPDVSGSMSCPATGYRPGASSVVRCIDVAALVAAAFVRKNREARVLPFECHVVDIQLNARDSVMTNATRLAGIGGGGTNCSAPLARLNAEKADADLVIFISDNESWVDAPIHRGTAMIVEWQKLKARNPNARLVCIDLVPNTTAQVPDREDILNIGGFSDSVFEVIAAFAAGADGTDHWVREIERQPLTERMKLA is encoded by the coding sequence ATGGCGAATAAGAACCTCTTCAAAACGATCCGCGGCGCGCTCCTGCCTGCGGCCACCGTCCGCAACGATGCGGGAGCCCCGGCCTACGAATTGTCGCCAAAGGCCACGCTTGCCCGCCTAGCGGCCACCGGATGCCTCACCCGTACCTACTATGCCTCGGCTGAAATGCAGCTCGACCGCGTGCTCGAACTGGCCCGCCAGGTGGATGTCGATTTCCTCGCGCAGACCGCGCTCTACGCCCGGCGGAAGGGCCACATGAAAGACATGCCGGCACTGCTCTGCGCGGTGCTCGCCACCCGCGATCTCGACCGCCTCGCCGAGATCTTCCCGCAGGTCATCGACAACGGGAAGATGCTCCGGAACTTCGTCCAGATCCTGCGCTCCGGCGTGACCGGGCGGAAGTCCCTGGGCTCCGCGCCGAAGCGGCTCGTCCGCCAGTGGCTCGAGCGGGCCAATGAACGGCAACTCGTCAACGCGACGATCGGCAACGATCCCTCGCTGGCGGATGTCGTGAAGATGGTCCACCCGCGCCCGGCGGATGCCACCCGCGAGGCCTTCTACGCATGGCTCATCGGCAAGCCCCACGATCCCGCGCTCCTACCCGGGACGCTGCGTGCCTACGAGGCATGGAAGCTTTCCCGCGAGGGCGAGGTGCCGGACGTGCCCTTCCAGATGCTCACCGCGCTCAATCTCGGGGAGCGGGAGTGGTCGGCCATCGCCGGTGCCGCCTCGTGGCAGACCACGCGCATGAACCTGAATACCTTTGCCCGTCATGGTGTATTCAAGTTCAGCGGGATGGCGGAGAAGCTGGCCGCACGGCTGGCGGATCCCGAGCAGGTCCGGCGCGCCCGGGTCTTCCCCTACCAGCTCCTGGTCGCATTCCTGAATGCGGGCAAGGACGTGCCGGGGGTCCTCCGCGACGCCCTCCAGGATGCGATGGAAACCGCCATCGCGAATGTCCCGGAGATCGCCGGGAAGGTCGTGATCTGCCCGGACGTGTCCGGTTCCATGAGTTGTCCAGCGACGGGCTACCGTCCGGGTGCCAGCTCGGTGGTCCGCTGCATCGACGTCGCCGCGCTGGTCGCTGCCGCCTTCGTGCGGAAGAACCGCGAAGCACGGGTGCTGCCCTTCGAGTGCCACGTGGTGGACATCCAGCTCAATGCCCGCGACTCCGTGATGACGAATGCCACCCGGCTCGCAGGCATCGGCGGAGGCGGAACGAACTGCTCCGCACCGCTGGCAAGGCTGAACGCGGAAAAGGCGGACGCCGACCTGGTGATCTTCATTTCCGACAATGAGTCCTGGGTCGATGCCCCGATCCATCGCGGAACCGCGATGATCGTCGAGTGGCAAAAGCTCAAGGCTCGTAATCCGAATGCCCGTCTTGTCTGCATCGACCTGGTGCCGAACACCACGGCACAGGTCCCTGACCGGGAAGACATCCTCAATATCGGCGGCTTCAGCGACTCCGTCTTCGAAGTCATCGCGGCATTCGCCGCGGGAGCCGACGGGACAGACCACTGGGTCCGCGAGATCGAACGCCAACCTCTGACCGAACGCATGAAACTCGCATGA
- the rtcR gene encoding RNA repair transcriptional activator RtcR: MIGLLGTKLDMGLDPGRWDGWRPSVSLFQHEDLLFDRCELLSDGKFAKLHEQVAEDVRLVSPETEVRRHVVDFGRDPWDLASVYAGLHDWARAYPFDPEREEYWVHITTGTHIMQISLFLLVEAGYLPGKLIQTSPRLSERKSSPVGRYAVIDLDLSKYDALSTRFARDAVETTDFLKSGIATRNASFNRLIDRIEQVALRSHAPILLCGPTGAGKSHLARRIFDLRKQRGGLRGGFVEMNCATLRGDTAASALFGHVRGSFTGAQKDRPGLLREADGGLLFLDEIGELGEDEQAMLLRALEDKTFLPVGSDKPVSSDFQLIAGTNRDLRESVASGRFREDLLARIHLWTFELPALRQRREDIAPNLDFELDRHARANGKQVSFNKEARQAFLKFAEAPDTAWSGNFRDLNAAITRMATLAPRGRIRVEEVEEEIERLRESWRRPGSTTDVVGEIPLDGLLEEDIDPFDRVQLAHVVSVCRRSRTMSEAGRELFSVSRQKRTVTNDADRLKKYLAKFGLDFERCRK; this comes from the coding sequence ATGATCGGTCTGCTGGGGACGAAGCTCGACATGGGCCTTGATCCCGGACGTTGGGACGGCTGGCGACCGAGCGTGTCGCTGTTCCAGCATGAGGATCTCCTCTTTGATCGCTGCGAGCTGCTGTCCGACGGGAAATTCGCAAAGCTCCACGAGCAGGTGGCGGAGGATGTTCGGCTGGTTTCTCCCGAGACGGAGGTCCGGCGGCACGTGGTGGACTTCGGCAGGGACCCGTGGGACCTCGCGTCGGTCTATGCGGGGCTGCACGATTGGGCGCGTGCCTACCCCTTCGACCCGGAGAGGGAGGAATACTGGGTCCACATCACCACCGGCACGCACATCATGCAGATCTCGCTCTTCCTGCTGGTGGAGGCGGGCTACCTGCCGGGGAAGCTGATCCAGACCTCGCCGAGACTCTCCGAGCGGAAGTCGAGTCCTGTCGGCCGCTATGCCGTCATCGACCTGGACTTGTCGAAGTACGATGCCCTTAGTACCCGCTTCGCCCGGGACGCGGTCGAGACCACGGACTTCCTGAAGAGCGGCATCGCCACGCGGAATGCCAGCTTCAACCGCCTGATCGACCGCATCGAGCAGGTCGCGCTGCGCTCGCACGCGCCGATCCTGCTGTGCGGGCCCACGGGTGCGGGCAAGTCCCACCTCGCGCGCCGCATCTTCGACCTGCGCAAGCAGCGTGGCGGCCTGCGCGGCGGCTTCGTGGAGATGAATTGCGCCACGCTCCGCGGGGATACCGCGGCCTCCGCGCTCTTCGGCCACGTGCGCGGCTCCTTCACCGGCGCGCAGAAGGACAGGCCCGGCCTGCTCCGCGAGGCGGATGGCGGCCTGCTCTTCCTCGATGAAATCGGCGAGCTGGGCGAGGACGAGCAGGCGATGCTGCTGCGCGCACTGGAGGACAAGACCTTCCTCCCCGTCGGCTCGGACAAGCCGGTGAGCAGCGATTTCCAGCTCATCGCGGGGACGAACCGTGACCTGCGGGAAAGCGTGGCGAGCGGCCGCTTCCGCGAGGACCTGCTGGCACGCATCCACCTGTGGACCTTCGAGCTGCCCGCGCTGCGGCAGCGGCGCGAGGACATCGCGCCTAATCTCGACTTCGAGCTGGATCGCCATGCCCGGGCGAATGGCAAGCAGGTGAGCTTCAACAAGGAGGCGCGGCAGGCCTTCTTGAAATTCGCCGAGGCACCGGACACGGCGTGGTCCGGGAACTTCCGCGACCTGAATGCCGCCATCACCCGCATGGCGACCCTCGCCCCGCGGGGGCGCATCCGCGTGGAGGAGGTGGAGGAGGAGATCGAGCGCCTGCGCGAAAGCTGGAGACGGCCGGGAAGTACGACGGATGTCGTAGGTGAGATCCCGCTCGACGGTCTGCTGGAGGAAGACATCGACCCTTTCGACCGCGTGCAGCTCGCCCACGTCGTCTCGGTCTGCCGGAGGTCCCGCACCATGTCGGAGGCGGGCCGCGAGCTTTTCTCCGTCTCCCGGCAGAAGCGCACGGTCACGAACGACGCGGACCGCCTGAAGAAATACCTCGCGAAATTCGGCCTCGATTTCGAGCGCTGCCGGAAGTGA
- a CDS encoding HEAT repeat domain-containing protein, protein MKPLLLLLCATLALSAQEPVADAIKALKASPPTADTLASAVPLLADPTGRSSVRGAILALDPFPSEELTGLLSHADLAVRLGALELLEEKAGGDFGFNPWATPDSPENEGPLARWKQWAGEAPGTAPKKDLFGDEQRRSYLHDLLGNDADKSARSRRMLEADGLGAVGFLEAFLSNSPTLPTGSRAKVREAQYQIVLSRPLGPQAASTARQLAFGSRDQTLAALGTLRGAGLVALPILRDFLQHADPLVRETAIDAMLSAGGAQSLPVIGPVLVAETDVNVIHGALRRLKEIPGDASLKLASSFLAHADEDLLVSAIQACLKLAGGSEDDFMFSGSGRKPKVAEGVQAEVNQEILKALADPRWRVRTAALEFVAGRKVAEAKERCVELLSDPDDFVRFSAIKASAALGAEGAAAKLKEMFLADAGMVGPVLEGYAALSRSPDAEMVEKLGSYPPDARLAAIRAAEADSDLSDIVMRFANDPDLDVSCAAIRFLSSSADRVKTTEVASVLVSALRSDSPEKRAAALDRLALPPSTNKQIDPALQQAMSVLPRGGEKTTLDPLYDAFIKAAGQQVKAPAAKVDVIPGAQGELIKALNVIATDSSEHSFRAALCLARAGDPGGLLILSRQLPQLSTAQRAAIAEQLYEPTRKEALDLLRQLLRDPIEEIRSAAAGSTLSNDDSPAFLSMLLEELASPESKLQPSEVYDYQFESVSRQSKLQPTLRAWALSVIRDEKSPTPLGVLALISLRQSFPASASEPVLALAKGSPDRWIRRAAWHAMGNNGTATFRQNLALLAEDPSPHVRAVLPEVSGRMSAAWMHRFDDTRSKNDSSWSYERQSRRLTAESKAALEKMAATDPDECVRFEAMFALLSQSQTIDVAAFAAMIPRQPEEVAASFRVANWMAENSTRLGAGLAPVVAALDTTKVQPDKMQDILARIAPKDEGGGFASFSALVAGAEATAAAPQQTEEEDDAGEEKPVRETLKVIYFYKPGCAECDKASQLLETVKADFPLLQVERHNINETDGTLLNQALCSRFQVPSNKHTIAPAIFSQTGFLIREDILPQALGGLLSTTMSKAQDDAWSIIAKPEMAAAQEVVQEKFQALTLPVVLLAGLIDGINPCAFATIIFFLSYLQIARRTPREMLMVGAAFITAVFLAYFLAGLVLHKVLAQVTEHIAGIKPWLDWIFGGLALVAALLSFRDAMKARAGKIDEMSLQLPGFLKDRIRGVIRTGARARRFVIGAFLAGLAISFLELACTGQVYAPIIYHIQQGRMDAVAWLLAYNLAFIVPLIVIFGLAFTGMTSNALIAFQTKHTFAVKIALGLVFVALAWVIIFGQKMLHA, encoded by the coding sequence GTGAAACCGCTGCTGCTCCTCCTCTGCGCCACCCTCGCCCTCTCCGCCCAGGAGCCGGTCGCGGACGCCATCAAGGCACTCAAGGCGTCGCCACCCACGGCGGACACGCTGGCATCTGCCGTGCCGCTGCTGGCAGATCCCACGGGACGCAGCAGCGTGCGCGGGGCCATCCTCGCGCTGGATCCCTTCCCCTCGGAGGAACTCACCGGCCTGCTTTCCCATGCGGACCTCGCGGTGCGGCTCGGGGCGCTGGAGTTGCTGGAGGAAAAGGCGGGCGGTGATTTCGGATTCAATCCCTGGGCCACGCCGGACTCCCCGGAGAACGAGGGGCCGCTCGCACGCTGGAAGCAATGGGCGGGCGAAGCGCCCGGCACAGCCCCGAAAAAGGACCTCTTCGGCGACGAGCAGCGCCGCAGCTACCTGCACGACCTGCTGGGGAATGACGCGGACAAATCGGCCCGCTCCCGCCGGATGCTGGAGGCGGACGGCCTCGGCGCGGTGGGATTCCTCGAGGCCTTTCTCTCGAACTCCCCGACCCTGCCCACCGGCAGCCGCGCGAAAGTACGAGAAGCGCAGTACCAGATCGTGCTCTCACGCCCGCTCGGCCCGCAGGCGGCATCAACCGCGCGGCAGCTCGCCTTTGGCAGCCGGGACCAGACGCTGGCGGCGCTCGGCACCCTGCGAGGAGCCGGGCTGGTCGCACTGCCAATTCTTCGTGATTTCCTGCAGCACGCCGATCCCCTCGTCCGCGAGACGGCGATCGATGCGATGCTTTCCGCGGGCGGGGCGCAGTCCCTGCCCGTCATCGGCCCCGTGCTCGTGGCGGAGACGGACGTCAATGTGATCCACGGCGCACTCCGCCGGCTGAAGGAGATCCCCGGCGATGCCTCGCTGAAGCTCGCCTCTTCATTCCTTGCCCATGCCGATGAAGACCTGCTCGTCTCCGCGATCCAGGCGTGCCTGAAGCTCGCGGGCGGCAGCGAGGACGATTTCATGTTCAGCGGCAGCGGCCGCAAGCCGAAGGTGGCGGAAGGCGTGCAGGCCGAGGTGAACCAAGAAATCCTGAAGGCCCTCGCCGACCCGCGCTGGCGGGTCCGCACCGCAGCGCTGGAATTCGTCGCGGGGCGAAAGGTCGCAGAGGCAAAGGAGCGCTGCGTCGAGCTGCTGTCGGACCCTGATGATTTCGTCCGCTTCAGCGCGATCAAGGCATCCGCCGCGCTCGGTGCGGAGGGTGCTGCAGCGAAGCTGAAGGAAATGTTTCTCGCCGACGCCGGGATGGTTGGCCCTGTGCTGGAGGGCTATGCGGCCCTCAGCAGGTCGCCCGATGCGGAGATGGTGGAAAAGCTCGGCTCCTATCCGCCGGATGCGAGGCTCGCGGCGATCCGCGCGGCCGAGGCCGACTCGGACCTCTCCGACATCGTGATGCGCTTCGCGAATGACCCGGACCTGGATGTCTCCTGCGCCGCCATCCGCTTCCTCTCCTCCAGCGCCGACCGCGTGAAGACGACCGAGGTCGCCAGCGTGCTGGTCTCCGCACTGCGCTCCGATAGCCCGGAGAAGCGCGCCGCCGCACTCGACCGGCTCGCCCTGCCGCCATCGACCAACAAGCAGATCGACCCCGCGCTCCAGCAGGCCATGAGCGTCCTCCCGCGCGGAGGCGAGAAGACCACGCTCGACCCGCTTTACGACGCCTTCATCAAAGCCGCCGGCCAGCAGGTGAAGGCACCCGCTGCGAAGGTGGACGTCATCCCGGGCGCGCAGGGCGAGCTTATCAAGGCGCTCAATGTCATCGCCACGGACAGCAGCGAGCACTCCTTCCGCGCGGCGCTCTGTCTTGCTCGCGCAGGCGATCCCGGGGGCCTGCTCATCCTCTCCCGGCAGCTCCCGCAACTCTCCACCGCCCAGCGCGCCGCCATCGCGGAACAGCTCTACGAGCCCACGCGCAAGGAAGCACTCGACCTGCTCCGCCAGCTTCTCCGCGACCCCATTGAGGAGATCCGCAGCGCAGCCGCCGGGTCCACGCTTTCGAATGATGACTCCCCGGCCTTCCTCTCCATGTTGCTGGAAGAGCTCGCGAGTCCGGAGTCAAAGCTCCAGCCTAGCGAGGTCTATGATTATCAATTCGAGTCCGTATCGCGCCAGAGCAAGCTCCAGCCGACGCTGCGGGCATGGGCGCTTTCCGTGATCCGCGATGAGAAGTCGCCGACACCCCTCGGCGTGCTCGCGCTGATTTCCCTTCGCCAGAGCTTCCCCGCCTCGGCGTCCGAGCCGGTCCTCGCGCTCGCGAAGGGATCGCCGGACCGATGGATCCGCCGCGCCGCATGGCACGCGATGGGGAACAACGGCACCGCCACCTTTCGCCAGAATCTCGCCCTCCTCGCCGAGGACCCGTCGCCCCATGTCCGCGCCGTGCTGCCGGAGGTGAGCGGTCGCATGAGCGCCGCGTGGATGCACCGCTTTGACGACACGCGCTCGAAGAATGACAGCTCGTGGAGCTACGAGCGCCAGTCGCGCCGGCTCACCGCCGAGTCCAAGGCGGCACTGGAAAAGATGGCGGCGACCGATCCCGACGAATGCGTGAGATTCGAGGCGATGTTCGCCCTGCTCTCGCAGAGCCAGACGATCGACGTGGCGGCATTTGCCGCGATGATCCCGAGGCAACCGGAGGAGGTGGCCGCCTCCTTCCGCGTCGCGAATTGGATGGCGGAGAATTCCACGCGTCTCGGTGCAGGACTCGCGCCGGTGGTGGCCGCGCTCGATACCACGAAGGTGCAGCCGGACAAGATGCAGGACATCCTCGCGAGGATCGCGCCGAAGGACGAGGGCGGCGGCTTTGCCAGCTTCTCGGCGCTGGTGGCAGGCGCAGAGGCGACCGCGGCGGCACCCCAGCAGACCGAGGAGGAAGATGACGCAGGGGAGGAAAAGCCCGTCCGCGAAACGCTGAAGGTGATCTATTTCTACAAGCCTGGCTGCGCGGAGTGCGACAAGGCCAGCCAGTTGCTGGAAACCGTGAAGGCGGACTTCCCGCTGCTCCAGGTGGAGCGGCACAACATCAATGAGACCGACGGCACCTTGCTGAACCAGGCGCTTTGCTCGCGCTTCCAGGTGCCGTCGAACAAGCACACCATCGCCCCGGCGATCTTCAGCCAGACGGGTTTCCTGATCCGCGAGGACATCCTGCCGCAGGCGCTCGGCGGACTGCTCAGCACCACGATGTCGAAGGCACAGGACGATGCGTGGAGCATCATCGCGAAGCCCGAGATGGCCGCCGCGCAGGAGGTGGTGCAGGAGAAATTCCAAGCGCTCACCCTGCCCGTCGTCCTGCTCGCGGGCCTCATCGACGGCATCAATCCGTGCGCGTTTGCCACCATCATCTTCTTCCTCTCCTACCTCCAGATCGCACGGCGCACGCCCCGCGAGATGCTGATGGTCGGCGCTGCCTTCATCACCGCCGTCTTCCTTGCCTACTTCCTCGCGGGTCTGGTGCTTCACAAGGTGCTGGCGCAGGTGACGGAACACATCGCGGGAATCAAGCCGTGGCTCGACTGGATCTTCGGCGGGCTCGCCCTGGTGGCCGCGCTGCTGTCCTTCCGCGATGCCATGAAGGCCCGTGCCGGAAAGATCGACGAGATGTCGCTGCAGCTCCCCGGCTTCCTGAAGGACCGCATCCGCGGGGTGATCCGCACCGGCGCACGCGCGCGTCGCTTCGTCATCGGGGCATTCCTCGCGGGCCTCGCAATTTCCTTCCTGGAGCTTGCGTGCACGGGCCAGGTCTACGCGCCCATCATCTACCACATCCAGCAGGGCCGCATGGACGCGGTCGCGTGGCTGCTCGCCTACAACCTCGCTTTCATCGTGCCGCTGATCGTGATCTTCGGCCTGGCCTTCACCGGCATGACGAGCAATGCGCTGATCGCCTTCCAGACGAAGCACACCTTCGCCGTGAAGATCGCGCTGGGCCTGGTCTTCGTCGCGCTGGCGTGGGTGATCATCTTCGGGCAGAAGATGCTGCACGCGTGA
- a CDS encoding DUF4159 domain-containing protein, translating into MKALLALTLALCPLLLHAKEGAVECGNLIYAGTKTSRCFSDEFLSTVQQKTSIATERRFKPVKLASEELFKMPFVIMTGEGDFTLTGDEREHLKKYLENGGFLLASASCSNEAWDGAFQREVKRLFGNDCLKDIPMDHEIFRTIFTVKDLKLAKSSGESRLRGVFRDGKIVVVYSNDGLNDTSHTEGCCCCGGNEIQNSMEINANILAYALLH; encoded by the coding sequence ATGAAAGCATTGCTCGCTCTCACCCTGGCCCTTTGCCCGCTGCTCCTTCACGCGAAGGAAGGCGCGGTCGAATGCGGCAACCTCATCTACGCCGGCACGAAGACCTCGAGGTGCTTCAGCGATGAATTCCTGTCCACCGTGCAGCAGAAGACCTCCATCGCCACCGAGCGCCGGTTCAAGCCGGTGAAGCTCGCATCCGAGGAGCTCTTCAAGATGCCTTTCGTCATCATGACCGGCGAGGGCGACTTCACGCTGACCGGCGACGAGCGGGAGCACCTGAAGAAGTACCTGGAGAACGGCGGCTTCCTTCTCGCCTCCGCCTCATGCTCGAATGAAGCGTGGGACGGCGCCTTCCAGCGCGAGGTGAAGCGGCTCTTCGGAAACGATTGCCTGAAGGACATCCCGATGGATCACGAGATCTTCCGCACCATCTTCACCGTGAAGGACCTGAAACTCGCGAAGTCGAGCGGCGAGTCCCGCCTGCGCGGCGTCTTCCGCGACGGGAAGATCGTGGTGGTCTACTCGAATGACGGGCTCAATGACACCTCGCACACCGAGGGCTGCTGCTGCTGCGGCGGAAATGAGATCCAGAATTCCATGGAGATCAACGCGAACATCCTCGCCTACGCGCTGCTGCACTGA